The Arachis ipaensis cultivar K30076 chromosome B07, Araip1.1, whole genome shotgun sequence genome includes a window with the following:
- the LOC107606369 gene encoding cyclin-D5-1 isoform X2 → MKNRTRNMDDLSSCNLLCEEEETFLELERDEEYSAFQSGMDHQGVSENEDLGVLLEREIRIGFRKDETFVFEDWMKRSRTDAINWILKSEKEWAIRLLSIACLSLASKMEECSVPELSVFQSKDYCFESKVIRRMEILVLTTLDWNMSIITPYDFLPYFITKFCNQPPPTTTFSKTMQLIFTTIKEVSIMDHKPSVVAAAATLVSLDQQLTIEAVELKISSIPQHRFLDPKDVFSCYNLIQRLQEENNTRRDNNVLHTPSPSTIDMIESSLITSSAAVTKRRRLSFNDDQSSEGKGLD, encoded by the exons ATGAAGAATAGAACCAGAAACATGGACGATCTGTCTTCGTGCAACCTTCTTTGTGAGGAAGAAGAAACATTTTTGGAATTGGAAAGAGATGAAGAATACTCTGCCTTTCAATCAGGAATGGATCATCAAGGTGTTTCAGAGAATGAGGATTTGGGGGTTCTGCTTGAGAGAGAGATCCGTATTGGGTTCCGAAAAGATGAGACTTTTGTGTTTGAGGATTGGATGAAACGTTCCCGCACAGATGCAATCAATTGGATTCTCAAA AGTGAAAAGGAGTGGGCAATCCGATTACTATCAATTGCATGCCTTTCTTTGGCTTCAAAGATGGAAGAATGCAGTGTGCCTGAGCTATCAGTGTTTCAGTCAAAAGATTACTGCTTTGAGAGCAAAGTGATTAGGAGAATGGAGATTTTGGTGCTAACCACATTGGATTGGAATATGAGCATTATAACCCCCTATGATTTCCTTCCTTATTTCATTACAAAGTTCTGCAATCAACCCCCACCAACTACCACTTTTTCCAAGACCATGCAACTCATCTTCACCACAATCAAAG AGGTGAGCATAATGGATCACAAACCATCTGTTGTTGCAGCTGCAGCTACTTTGGTGTCATTGGATCAGCAACTAACCATAGAAGCTGTAGAGTTGAAGATTAGTTCAATTCCTCAACATAGGTTTCTTGATCCT AAAGATGTATTTTCCTGCTACAATCTAATTCAAAGATTACAAGAGGAGAATAATACAAGAAGAGACAATAACGTTTTGCATACGCCTAGTCCTTCAACAATTGACATGATAGAGAGCTCTCTAATTACTTCTTCTGCTGCTGTCACAAAGAGGAGAAGACTCTCATTTAATGATGATCAAAGTTCTGAAGGGAAGGGACTTGACTAG
- the LOC107606369 gene encoding cyclin-D5-1 isoform X1, which produces MKNRTRNMDDLSSCNLLCEEEETFLELERDEEYSAFQSGMDHQGVSENEDLGVLLEREIRIGFRKDETFVFEDWMKRSRTDAINWILKTRATLGFRFQTAYLSVTYFDRFLSKRSIDSEKEWAIRLLSIACLSLASKMEECSVPELSVFQSKDYCFESKVIRRMEILVLTTLDWNMSIITPYDFLPYFITKFCNQPPPTTTFSKTMQLIFTTIKEVSIMDHKPSVVAAAATLVSLDQQLTIEAVELKISSIPQHRFLDPKDVFSCYNLIQRLQEENNTRRDNNVLHTPSPSTIDMIESSLITSSAAVTKRRRLSFNDDQSSEGKGLD; this is translated from the exons ATGAAGAATAGAACCAGAAACATGGACGATCTGTCTTCGTGCAACCTTCTTTGTGAGGAAGAAGAAACATTTTTGGAATTGGAAAGAGATGAAGAATACTCTGCCTTTCAATCAGGAATGGATCATCAAGGTGTTTCAGAGAATGAGGATTTGGGGGTTCTGCTTGAGAGAGAGATCCGTATTGGGTTCCGAAAAGATGAGACTTTTGTGTTTGAGGATTGGATGAAACGTTCCCGCACAGATGCAATCAATTGGATTCTCAAA ACAAGAGCAACATTGGGATTTCGCTTTCAAACGGCTTATTTGTCTGTCACATATTTCGATCGGTTCCTTTCCAAGCGGTCCATTGAT AGTGAAAAGGAGTGGGCAATCCGATTACTATCAATTGCATGCCTTTCTTTGGCTTCAAAGATGGAAGAATGCAGTGTGCCTGAGCTATCAGTGTTTCAGTCAAAAGATTACTGCTTTGAGAGCAAAGTGATTAGGAGAATGGAGATTTTGGTGCTAACCACATTGGATTGGAATATGAGCATTATAACCCCCTATGATTTCCTTCCTTATTTCATTACAAAGTTCTGCAATCAACCCCCACCAACTACCACTTTTTCCAAGACCATGCAACTCATCTTCACCACAATCAAAG AGGTGAGCATAATGGATCACAAACCATCTGTTGTTGCAGCTGCAGCTACTTTGGTGTCATTGGATCAGCAACTAACCATAGAAGCTGTAGAGTTGAAGATTAGTTCAATTCCTCAACATAGGTTTCTTGATCCT AAAGATGTATTTTCCTGCTACAATCTAATTCAAAGATTACAAGAGGAGAATAATACAAGAAGAGACAATAACGTTTTGCATACGCCTAGTCCTTCAACAATTGACATGATAGAGAGCTCTCTAATTACTTCTTCTGCTGCTGTCACAAAGAGGAGAAGACTCTCATTTAATGATGATCAAAGTTCTGAAGGGAAGGGACTTGACTAG
- the LOC107606368 gene encoding calcium-transporting ATPase 1, chloroplastic: MENYLNENFGEVKAKNSSEEALQRWRKLCWLVKNRKRRFRFTANLSKRFEAEAIRRSNQEKFRVAVLVSQAALQFIHGLSLSSEYTVPEEVKAAGFEICADELGSIVEGRDVKKLKIHGGVEGIANKLDTSVNDGISTSEHILQKRKDIYGINKFTESPPQGFWVYVWEALQDTTLMILAVCALVSLVVGIVMEGWPKGAHDGLGIVASILLVVFVTATSDYRQSLQFKDLDKEKKKIVVQVTRNGCRQKLSIYDLLPGDIVHLNIGDQVPADGLFVSGFSLLINESSLTGESEPVNVSNLNPFLLSGTKVQDGSCKMLVTTVGMRTQWGKLMATLSEGGDDETPLQVKLNGVATIIGKIGLFFAVVTFSVLVQGLFSRKLQEGSQWTWSGDDAMKIVEFFAIAVTIVVVAVPEGLPLAVTLSLAFAMKKMMNDKALVRNLAACETMGSATTICSDKTGTLTTNHMTVVKACICGKIKEVKGSKVPSDFSSDIPDSAVAILLQSIFNNTGGEVVKNMDEKVEILGSPTETALLEFGLSLGGDFHKERQAGKLVKIEPFNSLKKRMGVVLQLPEGSFRTHCKGASEIILAACEKVVNSNGEVVPLEEDSINYLKDTIEKFADEALRTLCLAYVDIDDHFSVETPIPNRGYTCIGIVGIKDPVRPGVRESVAICRSAGVTVRMVTGDNINTAKAIARECGILTDGIAIEGPEFREKSEEELLKIIPKLQVMARSSPMDKHTLVKQLRTTFEEVVSVTGDGTNDAPALHEADIGLAMGISGTEVAKESADVIILDDNFSTIVTVAKWGRSVYINIQKFVQFQLTVNIVALIVNFSSACLTGNAPLTAVQLLWVNMIMDTLGALALATEPPTDDLMKRPPVGRKGNFISNVMWRNILGQSLYQFVVLWFLQTRGKAAFHLDGPDSELILNTLIFNSFVFCQVFNEISSRDMEKINVFEGILKNYVFVAVLTCTVIFQIIIVEFLGTFANTSPLTLKQWFGSVFFGVLGMPIAAALKMIPVGST; this comes from the exons GAGAAATTCAGAGTTGCAGTGTTGGTATCGCAAGCTGCTCTTCAGTTTATCCATG GTTTAAGTTTGTCAAGTGAGTACACTGTACCAGAGGAAGTTAAAGCTGCAGGTTTTGAAATCTGCGCCGATGAGCTAGGATCAATTGTAGAAGGACGCGATGTGAAGAAATTGAAAATTCATGGTGgggttgaaggaattgctaacaAACTCGATACCTCTGTCAATGATGGCATATCAACATCTGAGCACATTCTGCAAAAGAGGAAAGATATTTATGGAATTAATAAATTCACGGAAAGCCCACCCCAGGGATTTTGGGTTTATGTATGGGAAGCCCTTCAAGATACAACTCTTATGATACTTGCTGTATGTGCTTTGGTCTCTTTGGTGGTTGGAATAGTCATGGAAGGATGGCCCAAGGGTGCACATGATGGACTTGGTATTGTTGCAAGCATATTGCTTGTGGTGTTTGTTACTGCCACTAGTGATTACAGACAATCCTTGCAGTTTAAGGATCtagataaagagaagaaaaaaattgtGGTGCAGGTCACCCGAAATGGTTGTAGACAGAAGCTTTCAATATATGATTTACTTCCTGGGGATATTGTACATCTTAATATTGGAGACCAGGTCCCTGCTGATGGGCTTTTTGTCTCTGGTTTCTCTCTGTTAATAAATGAATCAAGTTTGACTGGAGAGAGTGAACCAGTGAATGTCAGTAACCTAAATCCTTTTCTTCTCTCAGGAACCAAAGTTCAGGATGGATCGTGCAAGATGCTTGTGACAACTGTTGGAATGAGAACCCAGTGGGGTAAACTAATGGCTACTCTAAGTGAAGGGGGAGATGATGAAACTCCACTGCAGGTTAAACTCAATGGTGTAGCTACTATTATTGGGAAAATTGGCCTTTTTTTTGCTGTTGTGACTTTTTCTGTGTTGGTCCAAGGACTGTTCAGCCGCAAGCTGCAAGAAGGATCCCAGTGGACATGGTCTGGTGATGATGCCATGAAAATTGTGGAGTTCTTTGCTATTGCAGTTACTATTGTTGTCGTTGCTGTCCCAGAGGGTTTACCTTTGGCTGTTACATTGAGTCTTGCTTTTGCCATGAAAAAGATGATGAATGATAAGGCACTTGTTCGTAATTTGGCTGCTTGTGAGACAATGGGCTCTGCCACTACTATCTGCAGTGACAAGACTGGCACACTAACTACTAACCATATGACTGTTGTAAAAGCTTGCATATGTGGGAAGATTAAAGAAGTAAAGGGCTCTAAAGTGCCTTCTGATTTCTCATCTGATATTCCTGATTCTGCTGTGGCAATTTTACTTCAATCAATATTTAACAACACTGGGGGAGAAGTTGTAAAAAACATGGATGAGAAGGTTGAGATTCTGGGATCACCGACAGAGACTGCACTCTTGGAATTTGGGCTGTCACTTGGAGGTGATTTCCACAAGGAGCGACAAGCAGGGAAACTTGTGAAAATTGAACCATTTAACTCTCTAAAGAAGCGCATGGGAGTGGTTCTACAGCTTCCTGAAGGTAGCTTCAGAACACATTGCAAAGGTGCCTCTGAAATAATTCTAGCTGCATGTGAAAAGGTTGTGAACTCAAATGGTGAGGTTGTTCCCCTTGAAGAAGACTCTATCAATTACTTGAAGGATACGATCGAAAAATTTGCTGATGAAGCTCTCCGGACCCTTTGCCTTGCATATGTGGATATTGATGATCATTTTTCAGTTGAGACTCCTATCCCCAATCGAGGTTACACATGTATAGGAATTGTGGGTATTAAAGATCCTGTTCGCCCTGGAGTTCGAGAGTCTGTTGCCATTTGTAGGTCAGCTGGTGTTACTGTTAGGATGGTTACTGGAGACAACATAAACACTGCAAAGGCTATTGCTAGAGAATGTGGAATTTTAACGGATGGAATTGCAATTGAAGGCCCTGAGTTCCGTGAAAAGAGTGAGGAAGAATTGCTTAAAATAATTCCAAAACTTCAG GTGATGGCTCGATCTTCTCCCATGGATAAGCATACCCTGGTGAAACAATTGAGGACAACATTTGAAGAGGTTGTTTCAGTTACCGGTGATGGTACAAATGATGCGCCTGCACTTCATGAAGCAGATATTGGGCTTGCAATGGGCATTTCTGGAACTGAG GTGGCAAAAGAAAGCGCTGATGTCATAATACTGGATGATAATTTTTCAACTATTGTGACTGTGGCCAAATGGGGCCGATCTGTCTACATAAACATACAGAAATTTGTGCAGTTCCAGCTAACTGTAAACATTGTTGCTTTGATTGTCAACTTCTCGTCTGCCTGTTTGACTG GAAATGCTCCCCTCACTGCTGTTCAACTTCTATGGGTCAACATGATTATGGACACTCTTGGAGCACTTGCTCTAGCCACTGAACCTCCTACTGATGATTTGATGAAAAGACCACCTGTCGGTAGGAAAGGAAACTTTATCAGTAATGTGATGTGGAGGAATATCTTGGGGCAGTCTCTATATCAGTTTGTTGTACTTTGGTTCCTCCAGACAAGAGGAAAAGCAGCTTTTCATCTTGATGGACCAGATTCAGAATTGATATTGAATACACTCATTTTCAACTCATTTGTGTTCTGTCAG GTTTTCAATGAGATCAGTTCCAGAGATATGGAGAAGATTAATGTTTTTGAAGGTATATTGAAGAATTATGTGTTTGTAGCGGTCCTCACTTGCACTGTCATCTTCCAAATCATAATTGTCGAATTTTTGGGCACCTTTGCAAACACCTCCCCACTTACCTTGAAGCAGTGGTTTGGTAGTGTTTTCTTTGGAGTCCTTGGAATGCCAATTGCAGCAGCTTTAAAAATGATACCTGTGGGATCTACCTAA